Genomic segment of Hemiscyllium ocellatum isolate sHemOce1 chromosome 19, sHemOce1.pat.X.cur, whole genome shotgun sequence:
GTCGGAGACGCTGACTGATTGCGCCTGAGGACCAAACAAAAGTATCATAAGATGTACTTACTCTGCCGTTTGAGCTCTTTTTGAATCTTGCCTATTTGACTGGCTTTGATTCTGCTCCCGGTGAGAGACTTTGCCTTTTTGGGCTTCAATGCTGTCTTCAAACTTGGTCCTGCTCGAACGTCAACCACCTGTGGGACACAGTCATCCATGTACATAGTTACAGCCACCGATGCGGTTGAGAAATACTCGCCCCCCCCATACCCGGAAACCATTTAAACTGACAATAAAGCAAATTGGACGTTGCACCTTTGCGACAGTATGAAATATTGGACAAGTTCATTCCTGAATGAAGTCATACCTGACATATTGTTATTTCACATCTTCACACTACACCCTAGTACATTATTGGTGGAAATGATCTGAAAACTTTAATTACAGCCTGCACTTGATTTGATACTGCTTATTCCAAATGATCTCTCTTTCTCCTAAGGCCTCCAATGCTTACATTGCTCAAATAAGTCACTATTATTTTTGAATGCCAAAAAAAGGACATTAATTCACcagcaggtcatagagtcatagagatgtacagcatggaaatagatccttcggtccaacccgtccatgccgaccagatatcccaacccaatctagtcccacctgctagcatccggcccatatccctccaaacccttcctattcatatacccatccaattgccttttaaatgttgcaaatgtaccagcccccaccacttctctggcagctcattccatacatgtaccaccctctgcgtgaaagagttgccccttcggtctcttttatatctttcccctctcaccctaaacctatgccctctagttctggattccccgaccccagggaaaagactttgtctgtttattctatccacgcccctcataaatTTTGTAAATTTTGAACGTCTGACAGTACACACACACCTCAAAGGGATACAGTTAAAAACCTGTAGAGGTGTCGATGGGCACTCAGAATATAACACATCGGAGATACTCTGTCCCTGTTACTATACTTACATGATTCCAGTTCTTCTTGGAACCAACAGGGAGTTTCTTCCACCGTTTCACcaacagcacacaggcattgcagATTTCACCTGAACGGGCTTCATTTAACCTGCAAGAGAACACGAGCAAATCTGACTGGGAATGGGTCCTTCTGTGAAAAGGTTACACGCTTCCTtcattgtttaaatctctctttGTACACAAAGAAAATCAGGTATGCTCTCTGCCCCCTCCTTACCCAAAGCAGCTCTGGAAGTCTTTCTCATAGCGTTTGCTGTCAGTGAAACGCGAACTCGACGACTTGGCCCGGCAGATGCAACAGCCATCCAGACTCCGATACATCTTAGGCTTGTGGAAGCCGAACATCTTCCGGTCGACTCAAACACAACACACGCCCTAAAAAGCAAGAGTCGGGCTGTTTACGGGTGAAACATAGAACTGCGACCAGTGCCAGGAGCTAAAGCATGTTTCAGCTGAACCGCCAATTTATTTCAGTGCCAGATAAATCGCGCGTTTAAAATTAGAAAGCTCAACACTCCGCCACAGACCTGCAGGACTAACCCACGGGTTTGTTAAACACTGCCCCATCCCCTTCTGGCTTGCAAAGTTTTGCTGAATTAAAGATCTGAAAATGGACTTTAATTCACTTCAGTTGCCCTGATTTCACCCTCGTATTGACTGCGATAAATATGGAATGAGACATTTAGAACATCAACCAAGGTCAATTTTATTTTCCTTCGATAAGAGCATTGATAAACATGACAGGGCAGCATGTAAAATTGAGTCAAAATGGAAATCCAATTGAATGGAACAGACTGGAGGGGGTGAATAGCCTTCTCTGGCTCAGAAAGGGTATCTTAGTTTGGACAGTGGGACCAATATAACGCAGTTACTCCAGCCAGGACACCTGCTGGCATGATATCTCACACTCGTCTGCCTTAAACCATCCTCTCACATCCACTGACCTCTGTCACTCAAGTGTTCCTTGGTCAACTCCCCTTCCTGCTGCCTGTCCTCCAGAGGAAATTAGATCTAAACACTGTCATTTTTTGTTTCCTGGCAAATTTCGTCAATTTTGAGGGTTCTTTTTACTTTCGCAATTTCAAAGTACCACTTCATTGGTCTTACGGTCTGTGCACTGTAACAGTCGTTGTAGCACACATTATTTCAAAAGCCTTTAATTTCTTCCTCAGGTCTTTAATTATTGTCCATATTTCTGAGGCGTAAGGAAGTGCGTATGATTCCGAATCTTGTTTTCCTCATTTCTTATTTACCGAAACAGCTTTACTGCAAAACCAATACATTTCCTACCAGATTATTTAGAATGCTTGTCATTTAACCTTTAAAAAGGTGGCAGAAGAAAGCatggttttattttattcattcatgggatgtgaacatcactggctaagccagtatATAATGCCCGttcataattgcccagaggattgTTAAGAATCAGTtatttacagtgtagaaacaggcccttcggcccaacaagtccacactgaacctccaaacagcaacccacccttcacctaatactacgggtaatttaacatggccaatccacctaacctgcacatcattagactgtgggaggaaaccggagcacccagaggaaacgcacacagacacgggaagaatgtgcaaactccacacagacagttgcctgaggcgagaattgaacccgggtctctggcgctgcgaggcagcagtgctaaccactgtgccaccgtcctgCCCCAGTTCTGGAGTCACGTagcatagaatctctacagtgtgaaaacaggccatttggcccatcaagtccacactgaagagcatccaacccagcatatcctatccctgtaaccccacatttctcatgactaactcacctatcctacacatcctggacacaatggcaatttagcatggccaatccatttgaactatgggaggaaaaccGGTGCATCCAGAGGAAGtctgtgcagacacggggagaatgcgcaaactccacacagacagtcgcccgagggtgaaATCAaccctgagtccctggtgctgtgaggcagcagtgctaaccattgagccactgtgcttgtAGGCTAgagaggtaaggatggcagattccttcgtaaaccagatgggtttttccaataatggactcttaattccagatttttattgcattcaaattcaatattCTATACAATACGGAATTCAgtaccatctgtcatggtgggatttgaacccaggtcccccgaacattacctgggtctctggattaactatctaatgataacaccactaggctgCCACTAAACCCCTTCCCTGCTAAGGCTCCTGTGTATTGCTGGGATAGAGCACCATTTTACCCAGTGGAGCTAATGAGATGACATTCTGAATTGGGCAATGATCCCTCAGAGATCACTTGCCATGCCCAGGATTAACAACCCATGCCTAGATGTTTAACAGAGTGACATCCACAGGTGGACAGCTAAACACTTCCAAGAGATTTACAAGAGCTTTAATGCGAATCTATATTTTACCACAAACACCAGTTTCCACTTTTCCCTATGCAGAAACCCTTACCCATCGGTGAACCTAAAAATCACCCCAAAATACAGTTACGATATAATAAAAATCCAGCTTCTATTTAATTTTTAATCAACATGTCCAGAaatgttatgacatacctctggagtTGTTAGAACTTGAACTGTGCCCTTATATGtcagaggaagggacactac
This window contains:
- the sinhcaf gene encoding SIN3-HDAC complex-associated factor, producing the protein MFGFHKPKMYRSLDGCCICRAKSSSSRFTDSKRYEKDFQSCFGLNEARSGEICNACVLLVKRWKKLPVGSKKNWNHVVDVRAGPSLKTALKPKKAKSLTGSRIKASQIGKIQKELKRQNSDAHSTTSSMSPAQSPCYSNHSDEGSDAEMASGSNRVPVFSFLDLTYWKRQKVCCGIIYKGRFGEVLIDPQLFKPCCANKKRVVQAPEQQVAQSPSTPKDDEW